One segment of Pandoraea pnomenusa DNA contains the following:
- a CDS encoding DUF3734 domain-containing protein encodes MTANPPKVPNRAIDLPPYETVALVLQGGGALGAYQAGVYAGLSEAGIAPNWIAGISIGALNTAVIAGNAPERRVAQLEAFWRTICEPGVFPPLPAPLEAAILNGPESGRIAYSAWQAWRALIEGQKGFFTPRWPQPLPTAMGDPAHASYYDTSALRSTLERFVDFDRINSREIRVSVGAVNVHTGNFVYFDNTREVLRPEHFMASGALPPGFPAVEIDGQYFWDGGLVSNTPLSEVLGTSPRRDTLAFQVDLWSARGPLPDNLNDVADRQKDIQFSSRTRLVTDNLQRAQHFRRVLREVLERVPAEVRARDPWCHAAEEIACSKRYNVVQLIYRNKEYEGHYKDYQFGLATMLDHWASGLDDVRRTLSHPEWLAMPGESTGFVTHDIHRHEVV; translated from the coding sequence TCGATCTGCCGCCATACGAGACAGTCGCGCTCGTGCTGCAGGGCGGCGGCGCGCTCGGGGCGTATCAGGCGGGGGTGTACGCGGGGCTGTCCGAAGCGGGCATCGCACCGAACTGGATCGCGGGCATTTCCATTGGGGCACTCAATACCGCCGTCATTGCGGGCAATGCGCCCGAGCGGCGCGTGGCGCAGCTCGAAGCCTTCTGGCGAACGATTTGCGAGCCGGGGGTGTTCCCGCCGCTGCCCGCGCCGCTCGAGGCCGCCATCCTCAATGGCCCCGAGTCCGGGCGCATCGCCTACAGCGCCTGGCAGGCGTGGCGTGCGCTGATCGAAGGCCAGAAGGGATTCTTCACGCCGCGTTGGCCGCAGCCGCTGCCCACCGCCATGGGCGACCCGGCCCATGCGAGTTACTACGATACGTCCGCGCTACGCAGCACCCTGGAGCGTTTCGTCGACTTCGACCGGATCAATTCGCGAGAGATTCGCGTGTCGGTGGGCGCCGTCAACGTCCATACGGGCAACTTCGTCTATTTCGACAACACGCGGGAAGTGCTGCGGCCGGAGCACTTCATGGCGTCCGGCGCGCTGCCGCCCGGTTTTCCGGCGGTGGAGATCGACGGTCAGTATTTCTGGGACGGCGGTCTGGTCTCGAACACGCCGCTGTCCGAAGTGCTCGGCACGTCGCCGCGTCGCGATACGCTCGCGTTCCAGGTCGATTTGTGGAGCGCTCGCGGACCGCTCCCCGACAATCTGAACGATGTGGCGGATCGGCAAAAGGACATCCAGTTCTCGAGCAGGACGCGCCTGGTGACCGACAATCTGCAGCGTGCACAACATTTTCGGCGCGTGCTGCGCGAGGTGCTCGAGCGCGTGCCGGCCGAGGTGCGTGCACGCGACCCATGGTGTCACGCGGCCGAGGAGATTGCGTGCAGCAAGCGATACAACGTGGTGCAGCTCATTTATCGCAACAAGGAGTACGAGGGACACTACAAGGACTATCAGTTCGGCCTGGCCACCATGCTCGATCACTGGGCGAGCGGGCTGGACGACGTGCGACGCACGCTCTCGCATCCCGAGTGGCTGGCCATGCCCGGCGAGTCCACCGGCTTCGTCACGCACGACATCCATCGCCACGAAGTGGTCTGA
- a CDS encoding chemotaxis protein CheW: MNARTPGFPFLSRDAVTGPSVLPSTVPPAVSLYEGYGAYRGAPRAGIAAEAPVTPAAPHMSIDSAASIAPTAPAIETPASRKATSDDVEVFGSFHLGDVEFALPIAALQEVVNYPERVTPVPLSPSFLLGLFNLRGTLIPIVDLKPLLDMVPCAPDAEPQAHAAHASQGSHELQALPTMRAVHGKIAIVDVDGVRVGLLFDATSEILRVRASQRTGFEYAPSHTAPQVVAGAIKLDDGDRILQILSPGALVHIRNMPQLLARQALSAPQRRLQRQRLQCVSFTVEHSRLALPMSAIREIIRIPELQNSALASVFCVGMLNLRGTVVPVVDFAHLLGLQANRPDAGTVGTPSDPRRILIVKQEDVHFGLLVDAVDSIVTYYADELLAMPSFSASHAQLFSGCIARESADDIVLLNADELFTHAQVIELTRGHRELYREAPGAQRAGSADGAWRTAKSSRGSRHAYVSFRLQHMLAVRLDQLREIIHDSPDVMPAPGAPSFVRGMLNLRRELITIVDLRALYGMPPHDDAHTRKILVIEHGHDKFGLLVDAIENIVTLDEADKLPVPALLLGRATNEMRNDMREAVELPAADGSARTAMLLDLQPLKLRLEAALAQ; this comes from the coding sequence ATGAACGCACGCACACCGGGATTTCCGTTTCTGTCTCGCGACGCCGTGACCGGCCCCTCAGTCCTGCCCTCGACCGTGCCGCCCGCCGTCTCGCTTTACGAAGGCTATGGCGCTTACCGCGGTGCGCCTCGCGCAGGCATCGCCGCCGAGGCACCGGTGACGCCCGCCGCGCCGCACATGAGCATCGACTCGGCCGCCTCCATCGCTCCCACCGCGCCCGCCATCGAAACGCCGGCATCGCGCAAGGCAACGTCCGACGACGTCGAAGTCTTCGGCTCGTTCCATTTGGGCGATGTGGAATTCGCGCTCCCGATCGCCGCCCTGCAGGAGGTGGTGAACTACCCCGAGCGTGTCACCCCGGTACCGCTCTCGCCATCGTTCCTGCTCGGGCTGTTCAATTTGCGCGGCACGCTGATTCCCATCGTCGATCTCAAGCCCCTGCTGGACATGGTCCCTTGCGCGCCCGACGCCGAACCGCAGGCGCACGCAGCGCATGCGTCGCAAGGGTCGCATGAGCTACAGGCGTTGCCCACAATGCGGGCCGTGCACGGCAAGATCGCGATCGTCGACGTCGACGGCGTGCGCGTGGGCCTGTTGTTCGACGCGACGAGCGAGATCCTGCGTGTGCGCGCCTCGCAGCGCACCGGTTTCGAGTACGCGCCGTCGCACACGGCACCTCAGGTCGTCGCCGGCGCGATCAAGCTCGACGACGGCGACCGCATCCTGCAGATTCTCTCGCCAGGTGCGCTCGTGCACATCCGCAACATGCCGCAGTTGCTCGCCCGCCAGGCGCTCTCGGCGCCTCAGCGTCGGCTGCAACGTCAGCGGCTGCAATGCGTGTCCTTCACGGTCGAGCACTCGCGCCTTGCGCTGCCGATGAGCGCCATTCGCGAGATCATCCGCATTCCGGAGCTCCAGAACTCCGCGCTGGCGAGTGTGTTCTGCGTGGGCATGCTCAACCTGCGCGGCACCGTGGTTCCGGTCGTCGACTTCGCCCATTTACTCGGCTTGCAGGCCAACCGCCCGGACGCCGGGACCGTGGGCACGCCGTCCGACCCGCGTCGCATTCTGATCGTCAAGCAGGAAGACGTGCATTTCGGCCTGCTCGTGGATGCGGTGGACAGCATCGTCACATACTACGCCGACGAACTGCTCGCGATGCCCTCGTTCAGCGCCTCGCACGCCCAGCTCTTTTCGGGCTGCATCGCCCGCGAGTCGGCCGACGACATCGTGCTGCTCAACGCCGACGAACTGTTCACGCATGCGCAGGTGATCGAGCTCACACGCGGCCATCGGGAGCTGTACCGTGAAGCGCCAGGCGCGCAGCGCGCCGGGTCGGCCGACGGGGCATGGCGGACAGCGAAGTCGTCGCGCGGTTCACGGCACGCCTACGTATCGTTCCGACTTCAGCACATGCTCGCGGTGCGACTCGACCAGTTGCGCGAGATCATCCACGACTCGCCCGATGTCATGCCCGCGCCCGGCGCGCCGTCGTTCGTGCGCGGCATGCTCAACCTGCGCCGCGAACTCATCACCATCGTCGACCTGCGCGCGCTCTACGGCATGCCGCCGCACGACGACGCGCACACGCGCAAGATCCTCGTCATCGAACATGGCCACGACAAGTTCGGGCTGCTCGTCGACGCCATCGAGAACATCGTCACACTCGATGAAGCCGACAAGTTGCCCGTCCCTGCCTTGCTGCTCGGGCGCGCGACGAACGAGATGCGCAACGACATGCGCGAAGCCGTGGAGCTGCCCGCCGCCGACGGCTCGGCGCGCACGGCCATGCTCCTCGACCTGCAACCGCTGAAGCTGCGACTGGAGGCGGCATTGGCGCAGTGA
- a CDS encoding chemotaxis protein CheD, with the protein MGSSHDIQVLMGEVRIGRGEDVLRAILGSCVGIGLLWRARGLYGLAHCLLPEAPTPTLAIGAKYVTQAVPSLLALMKADGARRSEIEAVIAGGGNMMPHQPPARHGLIGVANARMAQALIAATGIPIIHVEVGGEVGRQLTIDCAHHAFHVRAIGSNGSAAVPRRPALRLVEGES; encoded by the coding sequence ATGGGGTCGTCGCATGATATTCAGGTGTTGATGGGCGAGGTGCGTATCGGGCGCGGCGAAGATGTGCTGCGCGCCATCCTCGGCTCGTGCGTCGGTATCGGTCTGCTATGGCGCGCGCGAGGCCTGTATGGCCTGGCGCACTGCCTCCTGCCGGAAGCGCCGACGCCCACGCTCGCGATCGGCGCCAAGTACGTCACGCAAGCCGTCCCGTCGCTGCTCGCGCTGATGAAAGCCGACGGCGCGCGCCGCAGCGAGATCGAAGCCGTGATCGCCGGGGGCGGCAACATGATGCCGCACCAGCCGCCCGCCAGGCATGGCCTGATCGGCGTGGCTAACGCCAGGATGGCGCAGGCGCTGATCGCCGCAACGGGCATCCCCATCATTCATGTCGAAGTCGGCGGCGAAGTGGGGCGGCAATTGACGATCGATTGCGCGCATCACGCCTTTCACGTGCGCGCGATCGGCTCGAACGGCAGCGCGGCGGTGCCTCGCCGCCCGGCGCTCCGACTCGTGGAAGGCGAATCATGA
- a CDS encoding CheR family methyltransferase — protein MEIEADADPGTQQALLRAVHRHTGISMNEKKWTMLQGRLRPRLRTLSLRCYRDYLALLENTPDEVRNFVNLVTTNETTFFRTPRVWDYFAQHFLPRWHAAHPGRTLRMWSAAASSGEEAYSAAMLCEEFRARHPGFQYQIHATDISSQVLAAAMAGTYGGRSIDALRQQRPAMLAKYFRPVEGGFAIAPELRAHVTFAEHNLYQRLSYREAFDFVMLRNVLIYFETGDQERVLENVRRTIAADGVLVVGESESLARLSTGYQFEQPLIYRNQGAPNGVVA, from the coding sequence ATGGAAATCGAAGCCGACGCCGATCCCGGTACGCAGCAGGCGCTCTTGCGCGCCGTGCACCGGCACACCGGCATCTCGATGAACGAGAAGAAGTGGACGATGCTGCAAGGCCGCCTGCGCCCACGCCTGCGCACGCTCTCGCTGCGCTGCTATCGCGACTATCTCGCGCTGCTGGAAAACACACCCGACGAAGTCCGCAACTTCGTGAATCTGGTCACGACCAACGAGACCACGTTCTTTCGCACGCCACGCGTGTGGGACTACTTCGCCCAGCACTTCCTGCCGCGCTGGCACGCGGCGCACCCGGGACGGACGTTGCGCATGTGGTCGGCCGCCGCGTCGTCCGGCGAAGAAGCTTATTCGGCGGCCATGCTCTGCGAGGAATTCCGTGCGCGTCACCCCGGCTTTCAGTACCAGATCCATGCGACCGACATCTCCAGTCAGGTGCTGGCCGCGGCCATGGCGGGTACCTATGGCGGGCGCAGCATCGACGCGCTGCGCCAACAGCGCCCGGCGATGCTCGCGAAGTACTTCCGCCCGGTCGAGGGCGGGTTCGCGATCGCGCCGGAGTTGCGCGCGCACGTCACGTTCGCCGAACACAATCTGTATCAACGACTGTCGTATCGCGAAGCGTTCGATTTCGTCATGCTGCGCAACGTGCTGATCTATTTCGAGACAGGCGATCAGGAGCGCGTTCTCGAGAACGTGCGACGAACCATCGCCGCTGACGGCGTGCTGGTCGTCGGGGAGTCGGAGTCGCTCGCGCGGTTGTCGACAGGCTATCAGTTCGAACAACCGCTCATTTACCGGAATCAGGGGGCGCCGAATGGGGTCGTCGCATGA
- a CDS encoding methyl-accepting chemotaxis protein — protein sequence MEIATPELQMEQQELQAVSAALNRVQAVIEFDLQGRILHANENFLRTVGYRLDEIQGQHHRMFCEPAYAASPAYQAFWAKLGNGEFDSGEYKRIGKGGREVWIRASYNPVLDANGTPYKVIKFATDITEERGRQAEFESKVRAMDLAQAVIEFNLDGTVITANDNFLKTLGYSLDDIRGQHHRMFCEPDYVASPAYQDFWAKLNRGEFDAGRYKRLGRGAREVWIQATYNPILDANGRPYKVVKFATDITQQVELEASVKRRAEDDQRKVAQLLDTVNRAAAGDLTGEIAVAGTDPIDQLADGIRHMMDDLRGVIGKVVNSAGEFSGASHDIAERANTVATGAQALGATVEEMNASIEELTASINSIADNTKGADQLAKSTQQEAETGARAIARSVEAMELINKSSEDIGEIVKVIGEIAGQTNLLAFNAAIEAARAGEHGLGFSVVADEVRKLAERSSQATKEISKLINESTKRVAQGSEVSRQAGEAFEKIVGGVSRTTQAISEISCAADEQLVAAREVSLAIQHVAEETEKSAAACETIAQATTGLNQGAQELDRTVSRFKV from the coding sequence ATGGAAATCGCCACGCCTGAACTCCAGATGGAGCAACAGGAACTGCAGGCCGTCAGCGCAGCGCTCAATCGGGTGCAGGCCGTTATCGAATTCGATCTGCAGGGCCGCATCCTGCATGCCAACGAGAATTTTCTCCGGACCGTGGGCTACCGGCTCGACGAGATCCAGGGGCAGCATCACCGCATGTTTTGCGAACCGGCCTATGCGGCATCGCCTGCCTATCAGGCGTTCTGGGCCAAGCTCGGCAACGGCGAGTTCGACAGTGGCGAATACAAGCGCATCGGCAAAGGTGGGCGCGAGGTGTGGATTCGCGCTTCATACAACCCGGTGCTCGATGCCAACGGCACGCCCTACAAGGTCATCAAGTTCGCGACCGACATTACCGAAGAGCGCGGCCGTCAGGCGGAATTCGAGAGCAAGGTCAGGGCCATGGACCTCGCGCAGGCGGTGATCGAATTCAATCTCGACGGCACGGTCATCACGGCCAACGACAACTTCCTGAAAACGCTCGGCTACTCGCTCGACGACATTCGCGGCCAGCACCATCGCATGTTCTGCGAACCGGATTACGTCGCCTCGCCCGCATACCAGGATTTCTGGGCCAAGCTCAATCGCGGGGAGTTCGATGCGGGACGCTACAAGCGGCTCGGGCGCGGCGCTCGCGAAGTCTGGATTCAGGCGACTTACAACCCGATCCTCGACGCGAACGGCCGCCCTTACAAGGTGGTGAAATTCGCCACCGACATTACCCAGCAGGTCGAACTCGAAGCCAGCGTGAAGCGGCGCGCGGAAGACGATCAGCGCAAGGTCGCGCAGCTGCTCGACACCGTCAATCGAGCGGCCGCCGGCGACCTGACGGGCGAAATCGCCGTTGCGGGCACCGACCCGATCGATCAGTTGGCCGACGGCATCCGGCACATGATGGACGACCTGCGCGGCGTGATCGGCAAGGTCGTCAATTCGGCCGGCGAATTCTCCGGCGCATCGCATGACATCGCCGAGCGCGCCAACACAGTGGCGACCGGGGCTCAGGCACTCGGCGCGACGGTCGAAGAGATGAATGCGTCGATCGAGGAACTGACGGCGTCGATCAACTCGATCGCCGACAACACCAAGGGCGCCGATCAGCTCGCCAAGTCCACGCAGCAGGAAGCCGAGACCGGCGCGCGCGCCATCGCCCGCTCTGTCGAGGCGATGGAACTGATCAACAAGTCCTCGGAGGACATCGGCGAGATCGTGAAAGTCATCGGCGAGATTGCCGGGCAGACCAATCTGCTCGCGTTCAACGCGGCCATCGAGGCGGCGCGCGCAGGCGAACACGGCCTGGGCTTCTCGGTGGTGGCCGACGAAGTCCGCAAGCTCGCCGAGCGCTCGTCGCAGGCGACCAAAGAGATTTCCAAGCTGATCAACGAGTCCACCAAGCGCGTGGCCCAGGGCAGCGAGGTGTCGCGCCAGGCGGGCGAAGCCTTCGAGAAGATCGTGGGTGGCGTGTCCCGCACCACGCAGGCGATCTCCGAGATTTCTTGCGCGGCCGACGAACAGCTCGTGGCCGCGCGCGAAGTCAGCCTCGCGATTCAGCACGTCGCCGAGGAAACGGAGAAGTCCGCCGCCGCCTGCGAGACCATCGCTCAGGCGACGACTGGCCTCAATCAGGGAGCACAGGAGCTCGACCGGACGGTGTCGCGGTTCAAGGTGTAA
- a CDS encoding UbiX family flavin prenyltransferase encodes MTVSTGASRAAHGGRPVRLIVAITGATGAIYGVRLLQRLRAMGGVETHLLVSGAGWLTLRHELGMDRADVQALADQYHSVREIGANIASGSFATAGMVVAPCSMKTLASVAHGLSDNLIARAADVTLKERRRLVLMVRETPFNLAHLRNMTAVTEMGGIVYPPLPAFYNRPESIDAMVDDTVDRIIDLFGVAPPVSTSWDGLGKDAEA; translated from the coding sequence ATGACGGTGTCGACAGGCGCCTCGCGCGCCGCGCACGGCGGCCGTCCCGTGCGCCTGATCGTGGCGATCACGGGGGCGACGGGGGCCATCTACGGTGTGCGGCTGCTCCAGCGCCTGCGGGCCATGGGCGGAGTCGAGACACATCTGCTCGTCTCGGGCGCCGGCTGGCTCACGCTGCGGCACGAACTCGGCATGGATCGCGCCGACGTGCAGGCGCTGGCCGATCAGTACCACAGCGTGCGCGAGATCGGGGCGAACATCGCCAGCGGATCGTTCGCCACGGCGGGCATGGTGGTGGCGCCCTGTTCGATGAAGACGCTCGCCAGCGTGGCGCACGGCCTGTCGGACAACCTGATCGCGCGCGCGGCCGACGTCACGCTCAAGGAGCGCCGCCGCCTCGTGTTGATGGTGCGCGAAACGCCGTTCAATCTCGCGCATCTGCGCAACATGACGGCCGTCACGGAAATGGGCGGCATCGTCTATCCACCGCTGCCTGCCTTCTACAACCGTCCCGAGTCGATCGACGCCATGGTCGACGACACCGTCGATCGGATCATCGACCTGTTCGGCGTCGCACCGCCCGTATCCACCAGCTGGGACGGCCTCGGCAAGGACGCCGAAGCCTGA
- the grxD gene encoding Grx4 family monothiol glutaredoxin codes for MTTQQRIQQIVTDHPVVLFMKGNAQFPMCGFSGRAIQILKACGVDDLFTVDVLQDEEIRQGVKEFANWPTIPQLYIKGEFIGGSDIMMEMYQSGELKQVLAELA; via the coding sequence ATGACCACCCAGCAACGCATTCAGCAAATCGTCACCGATCATCCCGTCGTGCTCTTCATGAAGGGCAACGCACAATTCCCGATGTGCGGCTTCTCGGGCCGCGCCATTCAGATCCTGAAGGCCTGCGGCGTCGATGACCTGTTCACGGTCGACGTGCTCCAGGACGAGGAAATCCGCCAGGGCGTGAAGGAATTCGCCAACTGGCCGACGATTCCCCAGCTCTACATCAAGGGCGAGTTCATCGGCGGCTCGGACATCATGATGGAGATGTACCAGAGCGGAGAACTCAAGCAGGTGCTCGCCGAACTCGCGTAA
- the prmC gene encoding peptide chain release factor N(5)-glutamine methyltransferase: MSQGAPDTARETASAPPEVTVAQLLREPGLPPSESRILLSHVLGWSRTQLITRDREPLAPQTVAVYRVLKARRVAGEPIAYLTGTREFFGLTLSVSPSVLIPRPETELLVELALARLEGRRSPRVLDLGTGSGAIALAIAHSRPDARVIALDRSADALAVAQANARQLGLDARVQFVESDWYADLPSQSAPFDIIVSNPPYIVAGDEHLCQGDLRFEPVDALTDHADGLAALRTIVAGAPSRLLPQSWLLCEHGYHQAADVRDLCVAAGFVDVVSERDLAGIERTTGGRRL, translated from the coding sequence ATGTCGCAAGGCGCGCCCGACACCGCCAGGGAAACGGCCAGCGCGCCGCCGGAGGTGACCGTCGCGCAGTTGCTGCGCGAGCCGGGACTGCCGCCGTCGGAGTCGCGCATTCTGCTCTCGCACGTCCTTGGATGGAGTCGCACACAACTCATCACCCGCGATCGCGAACCGCTCGCGCCGCAGACGGTTGCCGTCTACCGCGTGCTCAAAGCGCGCCGCGTGGCGGGCGAGCCCATTGCGTATCTGACCGGCACGCGTGAATTCTTCGGACTGACGCTCTCGGTCAGCCCGTCGGTACTCATTCCCCGGCCCGAGACCGAACTGCTGGTGGAACTGGCGCTCGCGCGACTCGAAGGCCGGCGCTCGCCGCGCGTGCTCGATCTGGGCACCGGCAGCGGCGCCATTGCACTGGCCATCGCCCACAGCCGTCCCGACGCCCGGGTGATCGCGCTCGACCGCTCGGCCGACGCGCTCGCCGTGGCGCAGGCGAATGCCCGTCAGCTTGGCCTGGACGCCCGGGTACAGTTTGTCGAGAGCGACTGGTACGCCGACCTGCCGTCGCAGAGCGCGCCGTTCGACATCATCGTCTCCAATCCGCCGTACATCGTGGCGGGCGACGAACACCTCTGCCAGGGCGACCTGCGGTTCGAACCGGTCGATGCCCTGACCGATCACGCCGACGGCCTCGCCGCGCTGCGCACCATCGTGGCCGGCGCGCCGTCCCGACTGCTGCCGCAAAGCTGGCTGCTGTGCGAGCATGGTTATCATCAGGCGGCCGACGTGCGCGACCTCTGCGTGGCGGCCGGTTTCGTGGACGTCGTCTCCGAGCGCGACCTCGCGGGGATCGAGCGCACCACGGGCGGACGGCGCCTCTGA
- the prfA gene encoding peptide chain release factor 1 has translation MKASMQAKLDQLTQRLVELDGLLSQGDVTRDLDNYRKLTREHAELAPVVEQYQHYRQATNDVAAAQEMALDPEMREFAEDEAANARARMETLEGTLQRMLLPRDPNDDRNIFLEIRAGTGGDESALFAGDLLRMYTRYAERQRWQVEIMSASESDLGGYKEVIVRIIGQGAYSRLKFESGGHRVQRVPATETQGRIHTSACTVAVMPEADDVADVEINPADIRIDTFRASGAGGQHVNKTDSAVRITHMPTGIVVECQDDRSQHRNKDKALKVLAARIKDAQMRAQQAKEAATRKSLIGSGDRSERIRTYNFPQGRMTDHRINLTLYKLEYIMDGDLDEMINALVTEHQAELLASLGEAA, from the coding sequence ATGAAAGCGAGCATGCAAGCCAAGCTCGACCAGTTGACGCAACGTCTGGTCGAGCTTGATGGCCTATTGAGCCAGGGCGACGTTACCCGCGATCTGGACAACTACCGCAAGCTCACGCGAGAGCACGCCGAGCTCGCGCCGGTGGTCGAGCAGTACCAGCACTACCGCCAGGCAACCAACGACGTGGCGGCCGCGCAGGAAATGGCGCTCGACCCGGAGATGCGCGAATTCGCCGAAGACGAAGCCGCGAATGCCCGCGCGCGCATGGAGACGCTCGAAGGCACGTTGCAACGCATGCTGCTGCCGCGCGATCCCAACGACGACCGCAACATCTTCCTCGAAATCCGCGCCGGTACCGGCGGCGACGAGTCGGCCCTCTTCGCGGGCGACCTCCTGCGCATGTACACGCGCTACGCCGAGCGCCAGCGCTGGCAGGTCGAGATCATGTCGGCCAGCGAATCGGATCTGGGCGGTTACAAGGAAGTGATCGTGCGCATCATCGGCCAGGGCGCCTACTCCCGACTGAAGTTCGAGTCGGGCGGGCACCGTGTGCAGCGCGTACCCGCCACCGAGACGCAGGGCCGCATCCACACCTCCGCGTGCACGGTCGCCGTGATGCCGGAGGCGGACGATGTCGCCGATGTCGAGATCAACCCGGCCGATATCCGCATCGACACCTTCCGCGCGTCGGGTGCGGGCGGCCAGCACGTCAACAAGACCGATTCGGCGGTGCGTATCACGCACATGCCCACGGGCATCGTGGTCGAGTGCCAGGACGATCGCTCGCAGCACCGCAACAAGGACAAGGCGCTCAAGGTGCTTGCCGCGCGCATCAAGGACGCCCAGATGCGCGCCCAGCAGGCCAAGGAAGCCGCCACCCGCAAGAGCCTGATCGGCTCGGGCGACCGATCCGAGCGCATTCGCACGTACAACTTCCCCCAGGGCCGGATGACGGACCACCGCATCAACCTCACGCTCTACAAGCTCGAGTACATCATGGACGGCGATCTGGACGAAATGATCAACGCCCTGGTGACCGAACACCAGGCCGAGTTGCTGGCGTCGCTGGGCGAGGCGGCGTGA
- the hemA gene encoding glutamyl-tRNA reductase — MQLLALGLNHHTAPVSLRERVAFPFERIEPALAGLKSLWTGRSSAPEAAILSTCNRTEIYCVTDDTAARERAVHWLSQFHNIPASDLAPHLYALPQSDAVRHAFRVASGLDSMVLGETQILGQLKDAVRTAAEAGALGTYLNQLFQRTFAVAKEVRGQTEIGAHSVSMAAAAVRLAQRIFESISTQKVLFIGAGEMIDLCATHFAAQNPKALYIANRTAERGEKLAERLGGTAIRLSELPQRLHEFDIVVSCTASTLPLIGLGAVERAIKARKHKPMFMVDLAVPRDIEPEVGRLTDVFLYTVDDLGAVVREGNALRQAAVAQAEAIIETRVQHFMQWLDARSVVPVIRDIHGSAEAMRVAELERAQRMLARGDDPAAVLEALSQSLTRKFLHGPTHALNTARGESREQIIHLIPELFRTSGSAEK; from the coding sequence ATGCAACTGCTCGCTCTCGGCCTGAATCACCACACGGCGCCCGTCTCGCTGCGCGAACGGGTGGCGTTTCCGTTCGAGCGGATCGAGCCGGCGTTGGCGGGGCTCAAGAGCCTGTGGACCGGTCGGTCGAGTGCCCCCGAGGCAGCCATCCTGTCCACGTGCAACCGCACCGAGATCTACTGCGTGACGGACGATACGGCCGCGCGCGAGCGCGCGGTGCACTGGCTCTCGCAATTCCACAATATTCCCGCCAGCGACCTCGCCCCCCATCTGTACGCCCTACCCCAGTCCGACGCGGTACGTCATGCGTTTCGCGTGGCGAGCGGCCTGGACTCGATGGTGCTCGGCGAGACACAGATTCTTGGCCAGTTGAAGGACGCCGTACGCACGGCTGCCGAGGCAGGCGCGCTCGGCACATATCTGAATCAGCTTTTCCAGCGTACGTTCGCGGTGGCCAAGGAAGTTCGCGGCCAGACGGAGATCGGCGCGCATTCGGTGTCGATGGCGGCTGCGGCCGTACGACTGGCCCAGCGCATTTTCGAGAGCATCAGTACGCAGAAGGTGCTTTTCATCGGCGCGGGAGAGATGATCGACCTGTGCGCGACGCACTTTGCCGCACAGAATCCGAAGGCGCTCTACATCGCCAACCGGACGGCCGAACGCGGCGAGAAGCTGGCCGAGCGTCTCGGCGGTACGGCGATCCGACTTTCGGAACTGCCGCAGCGCCTGCATGAATTCGATATCGTCGTGTCGTGCACGGCGAGCACGCTGCCGCTCATCGGCCTGGGCGCCGTGGAGCGCGCGATCAAGGCCCGCAAGCACAAGCCGATGTTCATGGTCGATCTCGCCGTGCCGCGCGACATCGAGCCTGAAGTCGGCCGTCTGACCGACGTTTTCCTGTACACCGTCGACGATCTCGGCGCGGTGGTGCGCGAAGGCAACGCGCTGCGTCAGGCCGCCGTGGCGCAAGCCGAGGCGATCATCGAGACGCGCGTGCAGCACTTCATGCAATGGCTCGACGCGCGCAGCGTCGTGCCGGTCATCCGCGACATCCACGGCAGCGCCGAGGCCATGCGAGTGGCCGAACTCGAGCGTGCGCAACGCATGCTCGCGCGTGGCGACGATCCTGCCGCCGTGCTCGAAGCCCTGTCCCAGTCCCTCACCCGGAAGTTCCTGCACGGCCCGACGCACGCGCTCAATACGGCGCGCGGCGAGTCGCGCGAGCAAATCATCCACCTCATTCCCGAACTGTTCCGCACCTCGGGATCCGCCGAAAAATAG
- a CDS encoding GlsB/YeaQ/YmgE family stress response membrane protein → MGIIGTIVVGLIVGLIARALHPGRDSLGIIMTIILGIAGALLAKYVGQILHIYTEGQAAGWIASIIGAIVLLVIYGAIKRGRTA, encoded by the coding sequence ATGGGCATTATCGGCACCATCGTCGTCGGTCTGATCGTTGGCCTCATTGCACGCGCCCTGCATCCCGGGCGGGACAGCTTGGGCATCATCATGACCATCATTCTCGGCATAGCGGGCGCGCTGCTCGCCAAGTATGTCGGGCAGATTCTCCACATCTACACCGAAGGCCAGGCGGCCGGCTGGATCGCATCGATCATCGGCGCGATCGTGCTGCTCGTGATCTACGGCGCCATCAAGCGCGGCCGTACGGCCTGA